TTTTGGCTGTGTAAGTAagtagtggtgtgtgtgtatgtgtgtgtttgtgttgggtcTTTACCCCAGATGCGAAAGAGTGTGTCGTGCGGCTTGCTGAGCTCCAGCAGGCTGCAGTGTTGGCCGAGTTTAGTGATGAGATTCAGATAACTGAACAGCAGCCTGTCTGCTCCCTTctcatcctgctcctcttcGATCTGAAAGATAGATAAAGTTACAAATTATTGTGTTTCCTCCGATTTCAAACTTTTGGTGGCGCGAATATGTTGGACGCCTACATCATCGTATTTGTCAGGGTTGATCTCTTTCtccagcagaggcagcaggtcGTCCAGTCGACGGGTgaacctctcctcctccacctccacgaACAGGCCGCAAACCTGAGCCCCGAGACGCCGCAGGCTCGCCTGGGAAGGAGGGAGACATCCGGTTAAACTGAGATcttattcaaatgtaaaaggAACCGTTGAAGTAACTGTAAAGCGCCTAAAGCAAAGATAAGTTAAAGTGACAAAATAATCAACTTCTGGCTAAAAAATTTCTGTTTTACAAGCATTTCGGTTCCTGTGTACCTTTTCTGCGTTCAGCCAGGTGTTGACGAGGGAGAACAAGGTGTTCTGGTGGTTCGAGTCCAGCTGGGTTAGCAGGGCCTTGATGGCCATGGCAGCCATTTTTTTACAGCGTGCAGAGTCATCGTTGACCACGACCAGCGCCATGGGTGCAAAGAACAAACCGCTGTACTGCAACAGCAGGTTCTGAAggatgaaaacaggaaaaaaatcctgtgaTTTGTGGATCTTTGATATCTTTGATATATATAAGTTATTGACATGAATTAGGCCCAATGTAACAGTAGATTATGGATTTATATGGGTGTGTTTCTGCGTATATATGTTGGGTGAAAAACAATAGTTTTTACAGAAATTTACTGACCTGAGGGAAAGTCTGGAAGACGTACGCCAGCATCTCCAGTACAGACTCCCTGCCTGTGTCGTGCTCGTAGTTCAGCTGGGCCACCACGAAGTCCAGGTGCCGTCCCAGCTTCCTCCCCAGTGGGTAGTCCAGCAGGTACTTCAGATAGATCTGcgtgacacaaacactttcacttACTGCCTGAACTGCAGATATACCATCTCTTTATTgtagcagagaggggaaaatgtAGCTCATCCCCTATGttatgttgattttgtttttgtgtgtgttagtaccTGTCGACAGTGGATCCTGATCATGGCGTTGCTACCGGTGACAGACAGCGTGGCAACTttcttcatcacctcctccatctctggaACTACAAGCTTCCTGGATAGAATCGCCTGAAAAAGACGCAAACTggattaaaaaactaaaacacacagaacatttttattttcctttaatatTTTGTCCTAAAAGCTCCGATGACATTTTACAAATTTGATCCTCTGATTGTCTTGCACATAAAAGTtcgagcaacaaaaaaaaagtatttaccTTCAGCAGACCAAAGGCAGTGGCCTGGCGAGACTGGTCGTAGATGTCCTCCTCAGCGTATCCCAACAGCACCTGCAGTTGGGTCTCAGAGATGTTGTTGCTTTTGACGTTCTTCACTAGTATGGTGATCGcctgagagacaaacacaaagacagacaggagagagacacaagatCAAATCATTgcatatgtatgttttttttgttgcatattgtctcaaaaacacaacaaaactgtGAATAATTGATATATgacgtgtgtgtatttgtttatttctttgttttacctTGAAGCAGCTCTGGACCAGCTGGTAGTTCTCCCCACGGGCCGCTCCGGCCTTGGAGTAATCCTTCAGCAGCACAAAGAGCTGCCTGGTCAGCTGCTCGGCGTTCTGGTTCACTGCAGGCAGAGGGAACTTCAGCAGCCAGGTGAAGCCCACCAGAGCCTCTGTGATcacctggagggaggaggggacagAAGCAGAGGGTGAGGCTGGAGGGGAGTGGAGGGAGGACAAATGATAATCTCTCACTGTACTTATTATAAAGATAAGAATGGATTGGATCAACCGATGCTCATAGTTGGGGTGACGGCAGTTGGGCATCTGTGTGAACAACACTTGTACCTTGACGTGCATGGAGTCGATGCAGTCGAGCAGCAGCCGCACGAACGGGTCCAGCATTTCGAGAGCCGAGGCCTCGGATGACGTCACTTTGGATCTCCTCAGACTCaggtggagcagctgaggaACAGATGATtcatatgataaaaaaaaatgtttagaaaGATTGAGAAACATGGCACCAGATTACTGGAGAGCAGTTTGAGTGATGTTTACCTTGAGGCCAGCGTCCACCAGGACGTGCATGTTGGTTCGGCTGCTGACGGGAGCTCTCGCACCCCCTCTCTTCGGGGTCGGAAGCAGGAGCAGGCAGCTGGGAGGAGGCAGTCTGGGGTCGGGGGGAGGCTGAGCCGAGGCTTTCTCTCTAGAATTACACGCACGCGTATACAGTAGAGTATGGTTAATAGTCGGTGGAAATAAGCATTTGGGAGATTTACTGCACTTGTGtacgtgtaagtgtgtgtgtgtatttttttgtgtaccGGTCTCTCTTGGTGAGCAGTGGCAGACTCTGGCTCACAAGGCCGTGGCACAGCAGTAAGATATCCTGAGGAGTCATGCCCACGTTGACGAGTAGACCCATGATGAGTCGCCGCAGCACCGCGCCCACCCGGTTACACACCTTCAGACTGGATGTAGTCTCTAGTATCTGGGGGAAGATAAAACaatagagaggaggagaaggacagcATTAGAGGAACCATTAATTTATGCGATCAGCTACCCCCCAAAAATTTcaacaatatctttttttcttttgccatttcTTAAATCCAAGTAAATGAaacccctccctcacctccttcaGGGGCAGTATGAGCTTGGTGATGCTCTCCTTGCTGCAGAACTGCGCTAGCAGCTCGTAGGAGTCCATGCTCTTGCTGTGTCGAGCCTCCATCAGCTTGGAGACGATgcccttcacctccttctcctcggccACAGCCCCGAACAGCTCGTTGTTGAAGATCTGACCGGTTTTGAGAAGAGAGGGGGTAGAAAATAACACATGTAAACCAGGGGTTTGCACTGGAAAATGGCTAATCCCTTCTTATTGTTTGACAGATGGGAGTCCGGGTTAGACAGTGAGTGAAAAGGCCAAGGTCTTACATCGATGAGCATGTTCATGCATGGGTCCAGGTCACCACTCTTTAATGATGAACTGACGGCAGACAGCAGCTGGTACACGGTAAACGTTAGCACGTGGAcctggatgggggggggggcaaaaaacaCTTCAGACACAATATGAACTTCTTCTTTTCACAACAGTGGTTCATGGGCCACCATCTACTAATTCAACCGTCTCGatttaagtgtttgtgtgatcTAAATTTGTGGCAAATAAGTGTAATCGACAATAAGACACAAATGGGTACGCTCTTCtttggggggtgtgtgtgtgtgtgtgtgtgtgtgtgtgcgtgctcttGCCTGGTAGCCCTTCACCAGGACACTCTGCATCTCTTTGAGCAGGTAGTGCAGGTATCTGAACCCCAGTGTCTCTATGATCTTCACCAGTGTCCCTCTCGCCACGTCACGTACCTCCTGGAAACGGTTCCtcagcaccacacacaccttGATCAGGATCCTggataccacacacacacacacacacacacacacacacacacacacacacacacacacacacacacacacacacacacacacacacacacacacacacacacacacacacacacacacacacacacacacacacacacacacacacacacacacacacacacacacacacaaacacactcaacaaCAGGTATCTTTTTTTATCCAAACAATGCTACAACATTTTAACTGTCcccttgttttcttcctccataCGTTTTAACACATCCACCagccacacactgacacacacgtgtacgtccacacagcagcagcataccCGGGCAGGTTGACCTCCATGATGTGCGGAGGCAGAGTCTGCATCAGTTTAACCATTGCGAAGGCAATCGGcaccctccccacctcctcctccttcacgtCCTTTGATTTCACCGCCTTGTGCTCCTCGTCGCGCTTCAcctagaggaaacacacacacactttcactatGACACCGCTGTTTAAGAGGTTTCTGAGCATGCCGTGtgtctgatgtttgtgtgtgcagtgtgtgtacttttgcaGTGAGACACTTGTGCAGGCGAGGCAACACGTTGTCGTTGACACTCTGGTGGATGGCGCGGATCAGAGACTCTAgctcctctgtgctctgtgGCAGCCCGCTGGCCCCCGCAGCAGGTTTAGGAGCCACCGGTCCCTTGGCTTTAGCGGTCGACGCTTTCTCTGGGACACCATCATTTTCCCCATCATTGTCCATTTCCATGGGAACCTCAGATGGAGCCGCCTTACTGTCAGTCTCCATTGCCTCCTCATCGTCGCTTGCATCAGATTCGGCTGCAGCTTCGTCCACGTCTTCTCCGTCGAATGCGacagctttcaaaaaaaaacagtgttgttCTATTTAGTTCGATTTATACAATGTTAAGAGATAGAAAATCCAGAGTGGAAACTTTTGTATTCAAATTAAACCCAACAAATGCGTCAGAAACATGTTGAATGTTTCTACAACTGAGAGAACAAATAGGAGTGGATACAGAAAAGATCTGATGAGTCACTAACCTTCTCTGGCCTTGGCTGCCTCCATTTCCCTGCTGAGGGTCTGGTGGTCAAAATGGAAAGCCTCCAGAACCGTCACTAGCAAACTGGATTcagcgagagaggagggaggaaagaagagaaggacaGGAAGACTTTTACAAAACGCTTTAAttatattgtaaattaaaatggGAAGAAATACGATTAAtaaattttttaaacaatcaaaGGGTCAAAAAAAGGAATGAGGGAGACCAACAAAAATAACTTGAGGAGGTTCCTACCTGACAGCCAGTTTCTGCTCAGCCTGTGCAGTCTGTAGGATGTGGATGAAGTGTTTCAGGTAGTACAGGTACTTGGACCAGGTCAGCCTGCGACACACGGCACCCACAACCTCCACCGACGCTGATATCATATTCTCATGCTGCAGCGTGGGAATATGCATTTTTAGTTTCATGCACAGTGTTAAAAAGTTCTCTCTCAATACCGAATGTGTTGcactttatgtttgtgtgtacagtagataAGCCACCTTGAGCATCTTCTCATCAAGCAGGGCGGTCATGGCGTACGGCATTATGTAATTCTGCAGGGAACGTGACGTCAGCACCACCGTGCCCTCGGTCAGCTGCTTGGCCAGCTTCCGCAAGGCACGACCCCGACGGTGGATCTGAACGCAGAGGAAAACGTGTCAATGTTTGTGTGAAGCAGtcgagagaaaagggggagaaaggagTCGGAGGTGTGAGTTTCGACAGTTTATCTCTCACCTGGATGTGCTTCATGTGCTCGAAGAAGTCAGACTCGGGATCATTATAGTCTGTGAGCTGCACCAGGTCCCTGAACTCTTTCCTGGACGGGAAGGTCTTCACCAGGCAGGCGAGCACAGTGGTGTAATCGTGCTGCACACTCTGGtagagggaagggagagagcagaggaggaggccacaTTTTTACGTCACATTGAATGTGTGTAACAGTCTCTTATTTGATACAGCTAGCAATGATTAGAAATGAGaagaaacgtgtgtgtgtgtgtgtgtgtctgtgtctgtctgtgtgtgtgtgtgtgtgtgcacctctgTCTTGCTGCGCAGCCCCTTGTGTACAGCGTCCAGGATGGTGTGTTGGACAACGTCCCTGTAGATCTGTTCTCCACCTCCGACCACCGACAGCTGGACGatcactgcagacagacacaaggtGGCGTTGTCTGCCAGCGACATGTCACCAATCTGCAGCAAAGGAAGGGAGAGAGCTATTAGATTAGACATAGCTATTAGATTAGACAGCACACATGTTTCATATGGACACTGACCTCATAGGTGTGGAAACAGTTGTGTATGATGGTGCTGATGTAGTCCAAGTCCAGAGTCTGCATGTCTCTGACGCGCCTGGTGGCGCCTTGGAAAGCCGTCAGACGCACGTCGAAGTAGACCTCATCCAAGTGTCGACTGTCGAACGCGTTGAGCTGGAGAAGgtgacaggttgtttttttatttctgtccctGACTGTGATATACTGAAGCAGGGGAATCTGACCACAGAGATTATTGTGAGAATAATAACACATCGTGTGTatgtaataaattatatttaccTTTGCTGCCAAATCAGTGATATATGTGAGGGAAGGCTCCAGATCTGACAGAGTCTGAAAGCAGAGCAGCAAAGACAGATTATGAATAAGGaggattcattcatttagtgttatcattattttgaattacaaacacaaaaacaaactgggCTTGTTATCAACACCTTAGAGCTGCATATGCAAACCACTCACTTGTCACCTACTGGCGATTagattattcaaatattttccattattaACATAATTTACAGCAGCCTCAAACTGACAACTGAAGTCTGGCAGCATATACTGCTGTTGTCCTGgtaactgatgtttttcattatcCATGTTCTTGTCAGTAAAGAATGAGAATAAGGAGAAGAACAGGGGACAACATCAAGTGTAGTCTGTATGTGTGGAAGTACCACCACCCAGTAACCACACTGGTTACAGGCTAGATCAGTAGTTCCAAAACCTCTCTGGCTTGTGGCATATTGAAAATGACTCAACACCTACTTGTGTAGGGATTAGCGTTATATGGAGGATTTTAGAGGGTGAAAGTTTCCAGTATTCCACAagtttaaataaatagtttaaaaattaaagagaaaactgACTTTCTTCTGGGGAACCCTTAGATCTATCCTGGGAATCCCAAGGTTTCAATTCAGTACCTAATGGCGGAAACTACAATCTATAATTTCCTCTACTGTGTGATCGTAATCGCTTTGTCTTGTTAGACTTTCTGTCATACCTGGAAGACGTTGGTGAGGGCCTGCCTGGGCAGCTTGTTGTGAATGATGGAGAAGAGTTTGCTGAGGGGCTGCAGGAAGGCGGAGGGCTGCACACACTGTCGCAGCAGGTTCTGTACGGTGGCCAGGATGTCGATTTCTGTCtcctgaaacaaacagagagtGAGGTAAATAATCGGTAACATGAGGACAAATCTGTCAAGAGCATTTCTAACTTGAGTTGAGCCCCCCAAGCACACATGCTTCTCTGGATGCCTGCAAAAAGACTAGAAGCCCTGACCATGGCCCACGTTAAACACTTCATATCTTTAAAGACTTAATTTCAAAGCAGAAACATCTTGATTTTAAATAATGTGTTAATATACAATCAGTCTCATGTAATTAGTAAGTCTTACTTGAGGGTTTTTTCCTTTCTGGAGGTACGGCAGCAACAGGCTAATGAGCACTGAGCTCTGCTCCTTGTCGCTCACAAATCGACTGACCCTGGCAGAGCcgaagcaacacacacaaaaacgttTAAAAACTTTAACTCATACAAGTGATCATCTTGGATacggtgagaaaaaaaagaaagaatctgaTACCGACTGTATCTCCTCAGTTGACAGTGCACTCACTTGGAGAGGATGTTCAGCTCCTTGGCCACCTGCACtctgaacttcttcttcttgagcCTGTCAGTGTTGCGTATGATGCCGCTGAGGTACCGCAGCAGAGTGGAGatgtgaggcagcagcagcctggagcCCTGGGTTAATGAATCTAGAGGAAATACAACAACACGCCCGTCTAACCTTGTTTGTTTTAGGGAAAGCTGCAATctcattttaatcttttttatcaaacaaatCATCTCACCTGCAGTGACAAAAGCGCCCTCTGCAGGCTGCGGGAACGCACTACTGTTGACGCTCAGCTCCGTCTCCATCTCTGAGGCAACAAAGTCTTCGGCCGTTGCCAGAGACTCGGCTATGTCCATTACCATGGCGATGGTTGGAGGGGAAGCGTTCTTGGCAGAGAGGAGGGCAAAGATGTTCAAGAGGACACCGCACTCTGGGTGTTCTGGTCTTTGCTTGGCCAGAAGAGGGAAGTACCTGAAGGGACACAAATTCTGGTTAACACTGTTCGAGGGCTGAGAAATGTGATGAGGATAAAACAGACAAGAGAAGTGTCTCTGACCTGTTATTCTTGCACCACACATGGATGAGTTTCAGCAAAGGGGTTGGGGAGTAGGTACTCTCCATGGGCAGACGACACACCTgctcaaaaaaaagagacattttaacTTGTAGATGAACTAGATCAacagacaaatgcaaaaaacacaataaaaacccagaacaacaacaacaataataacaacaaaaacaacccaaaagTCCTTTGCAATATGCACCTGAGGCCAGACTACAGCCTGGAAGACGGCATCCAGCTCGTCTTGGCTGAAGCTGTAAGAGTCAAAGCCGTCGAAAAAGTCCTGGATCCTCAGGATGCCGAGTCGCCTAAGGTTCTTCAGAGGACTGATGCAACCTGCTTTCAGCTGCAAACGAAAATAAATGTACCAAATTTTAATGTAGTGTGTTTGAGATGCTTTCGCGTCGTCTTGCTGATTCTAATTTATACTGTATGAGAAAGAATTCAGGAATCTGATCATAACAAACAAGCTCCTTTTTATTAAATCCCCCCCGCTGGTTACCTGCTCCCTGCTGTCCAGGACGGTGGACACGGACGCAGTGACGCACAGCAGGATCTGCAGCACTTTGGGCAGATAGATGTGGATGAGGTGGCCCAGTTTCTGGATCACCACGCTGATGATGTTGAGGAGGCTGTGCAGACGGCCCAGCGGCAGGATTGCGCCTGCATCCGTCTCAGCGATTGCTCTCTCCACCGCTGCCAGACAAGAGCCTGAAGACACAGCAAAGGAAAAGATTGAGAGGGGAACTTCAACTGTTCAAATGCTGTTTTTATACGTCTGAGTCTCAGAAAATCATTCAACAGTGACCCCAAGTTGATCTACCAGTTAGAAGAGCTTAGAACTTTAGCCATGTACAGATAATTGTTTATCTTAATTAGACACCCACATTTGTAACAAACTTTTGAACTCAAACTTATGTTGAATGAAACTAAAAATACTGTTGAGAATCCACTGTTCTTGTCTTCAAAAAGGTAAGGCGTTTCCTGTAGCTTCCTACACaatgttttattgtgtggtagggaaaaaaaagcaacgttTTCCATCTGagaaaatcttttattttctaccTTGGCTGTGATGGCAGACgggctccagcagcaggtcgATGAACATTCCCAACTCCTCGGCCTGGCAGCCCGCCAGGAAACGCAGAATGATGGAGGAGCGGGAAGAGGCGGTGGCTTTGCCCTGGAACTTACTGCCCGCTTTGCTGCGCAGACGCCCAAACAGGACCCTGCATCAGGAAGATCAAAAACAAGGCTTGACTGAGAGAATATCACAATTAGTTTAGATACTTCTTCTAAAGCTGACCCACTTTATGATCAGAAAGCATttaggaaaatgtatttttatacttAACAATTTGAGGACACAGTTAACTTAAACAAGGTAGTTTAGGATTTCCCTAGATtagattattgattattttttccagttgtttgtattaatgtttattcgtttaaaaagggacatttcacaTTAACATGTGAACTTAAATTCATTATAGTTGTGATGCTATTAATTCTTTATGTGGAGTGTTGCAGGTATGTTCGGGCAAGAGTGTGACTGGAGGAAGAAGGCTGCTTCCATGTTAACTGTTGGATGAATGAAACATAGAACCAATATTGATTTTCAACAATTGAAATGTTGGGCGACGGACTGGCTTgggacagagagtgtgtgtgtgtgtgtgtgtgtgtttgtgtgtaaaagaaCAACCCTCTTTCTGCTTTCTagcagatgaaaagaaatgaaaccatGAACCATCTTGCTGTGCTTCTTGGTTAATGTGTAAACCATGGCCGATGTTTAATAGTTCAATAAAAATACTCACAAAATGAGCAAAGTGGTCCCGAAGAAGTTCAAGGAATAGTTTAAATGTTTaggataccactctcatgtctgttaGGGATTGGAAACATCTAACCTAGTTCTatacagaggtaaaaaaaaatctcttcaagATACTGGGACAGACAGATGtcatacatacacatactgtacctcatAAGCAGTGGGATCAGTCTGGCTCTGTGTGAAGCATCAATCACTCCGGTCTCCTCGGAAATGTTGAAATGGACAATCTCCTCTTTGAAGTGTTTGTCATCCAGAAGCTTCTCAAGATTCTccctgaatacacacacacacacacacacacacacacacacacacacacacacacacacacacacacacacacacacacacacacacacacacacacacacacacacacacacacacacacacacacacacacacacacacacacacacacacacacacacacacggtcaaaCCCCTGGGACACGGTCAAACCCCTGGGACACGCGCAACACCCCTGTGGTTTGCAGTGATCGCTTATAGTGCTTATTATTCAAAGACTCAAACTTGGGATCAAGAAACTCCCATTGGtccaaaatataatttcattaaTACTTTATATATCTAttgaataataattaattacAGCAAACAAGCAACACAAAA
This region of Scophthalmus maximus strain ysfricsl-2021 chromosome 12, ASM2237912v1, whole genome shotgun sequence genomic DNA includes:
- the utp20 gene encoding small subunit processome component 20 homolog, coding for MKIKSKSSYHKSENTYRFLTFAERLANVNIDVIHRIDRTGSYAEEVETYFSEGLTKWRDLNLTEHFTTFLKEVSNKSQSFNMLVFHQKSIVECLKTHLAVKSSMAYQPLLDLVVQLARDLQTDFYPHFPDFFVLITSLLDTKDTEVLEWAFTCLSYLYKYLWRVMVKDMTNIYSLYSTLLAHKKDHIRKFAAESFSFLMRKVPDLDALLTHVFSDLQQHPDKAEGTGQLLFEMCKGVRNMFHSNAANALPVALRKLGPTTNPGVSLPWDTVRDALDHMAQAATNHVDREHFLVLWESIQVSVVEVLGFVEAKGAEASEAAEQLERLLFILHTLVSHRDGAKITKPEAVCQTVLRLIQSSALSAPCSRLLLQILSSLLLGESISLPKSLIQETVQKVFGSSMGQDLIIEFTKEMFTMKQFEQLFLPSLLSFTAGLFSCGNVLSRHSGLEVLVSLILAKAPPPTDGSMAFETYPLLFTGQSTGVLSSKEAGQVSNTTSEQPAVSELVLSLIRFPEEQDQSITDLSLPWSALMLLPHVRPLAAVSVVPAVSALLNHLLCQIETGELGKAGLFVARQALSCLLSLDGSAQLLSLVTVDKITSILRKFPTDLSALLLGDLYYTRLSLSGVSEHLSHNALLELYQILHANLSSNISKIRLLTLRILSQFEAELPPLAEGEENVDMQPVFAVCLQAELVPASVQDYRDKLLHLRKLRHDLVQRCLPQGPPGSFQQVPLRYLIAMLFVNFRPLWDAIIELLVSHARGMDNKDFWAVYHEHLEMVAGLSEKELQENDEDDASDDEEESSHRSEPGCNVIESGDVGVLFLKQLKLTSDPNDRTDFPNFRSLLWRTMAQFPDRVEPRSRELSPLLLRFIRNEFYPADLLLAPTQDLRKRNDAALEDPGMAVEGEEEREEEEHDMEEKGAQQRKALPKRAAAKQLIAHLKVFAKFANPRALYLEGSLSELYNQLLCHQDQQIQRAALECVLTYKDPNIVPYKENLEKLLDDKHFKEEIVHFNISEETGVIDASHRARLIPLLMRVLFGRLRSKAGSKFQGKATASSRSSIILRFLAGCQAEELGMFIDLLLEPVCHHSQGSCLAAVERAIAETDAGAILPLGRLHSLLNIISVVIQKLGHLIHIYLPKVLQILLCVTASVSTVLDSREQLKAGCISPLKNLRRLGILRIQDFFDGFDSYSFSQDELDAVFQAVVWPQVCRLPMESTYSPTPLLKLIHVWCKNNRYFPLLAKQRPEHPECGVLLNIFALLSAKNASPPTIAMVMDIAESLATAEDFVASEMETELSVNSSAFPQPAEGAFVTADSLTQGSRLLLPHISTLLRYLSGIIRNTDRLKKKKFRVQVAKELNILSKVSRFVSDKEQSSVLISLLLPYLQKGKNPQETEIDILATVQNLLRQCVQPSAFLQPLSKLFSIIHNKLPRQALTNVFQTLSDLEPSLTYITDLAAKLNAFDSRHLDEVYFDVRLTAFQGATRRVRDMQTLDLDYISTIIHNCFHTYEIGDMSLADNATLCLSAVIVQLSVVGGGEQIYRDVVQHTILDAVHKGLRSKTESVQHDYTTVLACLVKTFPSRKEFRDLVQLTDYNDPESDFFEHMKHIQIHRRGRALRKLAKQLTEGTVVLTSRSLQNYIMPYAMTALLDEKMLKHENMISASVEVVGAVCRRLTWSKYLYYLKHFIHILQTAQAEQKLAVSLLVTVLEAFHFDHQTLSREMEAAKAREAVAFDGEDVDEAAAESDASDDEEAMETDSKAAPSEVPMEMDNDGENDGVPEKASTAKAKGPVAPKPAAGASGLPQSTEELESLIRAIHQSVNDNVLPRLHKCLTAKVKRDEEHKAVKSKDVKEEEVGRVPIAFAMVKLMQTLPPHIMEVNLPGILIKVCVVLRNRFQEVRDVARGTLVKIIETLGFRYLHYLLKEMQSVLVKGYQVHVLTFTVYQLLSAVSSSLKSGDLDPCMNMLIDIFNNELFGAVAEEKEVKGIVSKLMEARHSKSMDSYELLAQFCSKESITKLILPLKEILETTSSLKVCNRVGAVLRRLIMGLLVNVGMTPQDILLLCHGLVSQSLPLLTKRDREKASAQPPPDPRLPPPSCLLLLPTPKRGGARAPVSSRTNMHVLVDAGLKLLHLSLRRSKVTSSEASALEMLDPFVRLLLDCIDSMHVKVITEALVGFTWLLKFPLPAVNQNAEQLTRQLFVLLKDYSKAGAARGENYQLVQSCFKAITILVKNVKSNNISETQLQVLLGYAEEDIYDQSRQATAFGLLKAILSRKLVVPEMEEVMKKVATLSVTGSNAMIRIHCRQIYLKYLLDYPLGRKLGRHLDFVVAQLNYEHDTGRESVLEMLAYVFQTFPQNLLLQYSGLFFAPMALVVVNDDSARCKKMAAMAIKALLTQLDSNHQNTLFSLVNTWLNAEKASLRRLGAQVCGLFVEVEEERFTRRLDDLLPLLEKEINPDKYDDIEEEQDEKGADRLLFSYLNLITKLGQHCSLLELSKPHDTLFRIWGHIEAHLRYPHCWVWLTASQLFGQMFAAQQAEQLVAVWRGEGGDTSSQSVAIAFITSNLDKKIRELALSFCHQLQSKFLDTASGEQVIKNLLFVGKVIYLISPESDATPLQGDVEEEQRENGDEEEGELDEEGEREEDKQEEEEEDKDNRPPSLLWLIRKLSLMAKREAANSPKVPLKRTCVFKFLGAIAMDLGKERLGAYLTTIITPLYRELDSTYADQNPTLKNLAQELIELLKKQVGLEKFSLAFSAVQKEFSQRRAARKRHRAMQAVANPEIAAKKKLKKHRNKIEAKKRKIEFLRPGYKAKKHRSHALKDLAMVQ